The following coding sequences are from one Haploplasma axanthum window:
- a CDS encoding ATP-binding protein — MYLKRKVDSYLIEWKKNIGHKPLVVKGPRQVGKTAAILKFANEQYKNYIYINFIEEPIYKGIIETGYSVDEIIKNISRIDPYKKFNSEEKTLIIFDEIQDLIEISTSLKFFSIDGRFDVICSGSLLGINYNRVDSVSTGYKTDYEMYSLDFEEFLWAKGYDDSLREDMLKKMLELKPFTELEFKLYMQLFIDYTILGGMPEIVKDYIVNNSFEGTLAKQIQILNDYKEDIKKYAIGVDKSRIMNVFNHIPVQLAKDNKKFQITKVDKKAKTFDYRGTIEWLYDAGIVNLCYGLNSLQLPLKGNYDESKYKIYMKDTGLLIAQLDEESQQDLRGNKNLGVYKGALYENFVADAFVKSGLELYYYKKEDSTLEQDFLIRSKDNIVPIEVKAKDGNSKSLKTLVNNDKYEDITYGIKLANKNIGFNEVFYTFPYFLSFLIKDYLKLK; from the coding sequence ATGTATTTAAAAAGAAAAGTTGATAGTTATCTAATTGAATGGAAAAAGAACATTGGACATAAACCTTTAGTTGTTAAAGGACCTAGACAAGTTGGAAAGACTGCAGCAATTTTGAAGTTTGCTAATGAACAATATAAAAACTATATATATATCAATTTTATTGAAGAACCTATATATAAAGGTATTATTGAAACAGGTTATTCAGTAGATGAAATTATAAAAAACATAAGTAGAATTGATCCATATAAAAAATTTAATTCAGAAGAAAAAACACTTATTATTTTTGATGAAATTCAAGATCTTATTGAAATATCAACATCGCTTAAATTTTTTAGTATTGATGGTAGATTTGATGTAATTTGCAGTGGATCACTTTTAGGTATAAATTATAATAGAGTTGATAGTGTCAGTACGGGATATAAAACAGATTATGAAATGTATTCACTAGATTTTGAAGAGTTTTTATGGGCAAAAGGATATGATGACTCACTTAGAGAAGATATGTTAAAAAAAATGTTAGAATTAAAGCCATTTACTGAACTTGAATTTAAGTTATATATGCAGTTATTTATTGATTATACAATTTTAGGTGGAATGCCAGAAATTGTTAAAGATTACATAGTTAATAATTCCTTTGAAGGTACTTTAGCTAAACAAATTCAAATTTTAAATGACTATAAAGAAGATATTAAAAAATATGCAATTGGTGTTGATAAGAGTAGGATTATGAATGTCTTTAACCATATACCAGTTCAACTTGCAAAAGACAATAAAAAATTTCAAATAACAAAAGTTGATAAAAAAGCAAAAACATTTGATTATCGAGGAACAATTGAATGGTTATATGATGCTGGAATTGTTAATTTGTGTTATGGATTAAATAGTCTTCAATTACCATTAAAAGGAAATTACGATGAGTCTAAATACAAAATCTATATGAAAGATACTGGCTTATTAATTGCGCAGCTTGATGAAGAATCACAACAAGACTTACGTGGAAATAAGAATTTAGGAGTATATAAAGGTGCCTTATATGAAAATTTTGTTGCAGATGCTTTCGTTAAAAGTGGATTAGAACTATATTATTATAAAAAAGAAGATTCAACTTTGGAACAAGATTTTCTTATAAGATCAAAAGATAATATAGTGCCGATTGAAGTAAAAGCGAAAGATGGCAATTCCAAATCATTGAAAACATTAGTTAATAATGATAAGTATGAAGATATAACTTATGGCATAAAACTTGCAAATAAGAATATAGGATTTAATGAAGTTTTTTATACTTTCCCATATTTTTTATCGTTTTTAATTAAAGATTATTTGAAATTAAAATAG
- a CDS encoding transposase has protein sequence MFSLLNLMSNYLNESHPSELKAFNILKYYLIKTYSKGFYIYAPPNNSKLTTIKDIANYIARYGSHPAISESRIVSIDYASNTITWKFNPHEDDGLTSDDPNYQGTKFITESIDAFIIKLIRHIPDKHFHLIRYFGFYANKSKTIPKIPKILWINRIRMLKSMLKYTVLLYNTFKFDPHICKCGSKMTFDYSLSYFPMKGCVF, from the coding sequence ATGTTCTCTTTATTAAACCTAATGTCTAACTACTTAAATGAATCTCATCCTAGCGAACTAAAAGCTTTCAACATTCTAAAATACTATTTAATTAAGACTTACTCTAAAGGGTTTTATATCTATGCTCCTCCTAATAACTCTAAACTTACTACCATTAAAGATATTGCTAATTACATTGCTAGATATGGCTCTCATCCTGCTATTAGTGAATCTAGGATTGTTTCTATTGATTATGCTAGTAACACTATTACCTGGAAGTTTAATCCTCATGAAGATGATGGTCTAACTAGTGATGATCCTAATTATCAAGGTACTAAGTTTATTACCGAATCTATTGATGCTTTTATCATCAAACTTATCAGACATATTCCTGATAAGCATTTTCATCTTATTAGATATTTTGGTTTTTATGCTAATAAATCTAAAACTATTCCTAAAATACCCAAAATATTATGGATTAATAGAATTCGTATGTTAAAATCTATGTTGAAATATACTGTATTACTTTATAATACTTTTAAGTTCGATCCACACATTTGTAAGTGTGGATCCAAAATGACTTTTGATTATTCATTGTCTTATTTCCCTATGAAAGGTTGTGTTTTTTAG
- a CDS encoding DUF1542 domain-containing protein, with protein sequence MINNETDFGVIETNRATGVDEMNVVLLTSHRQAAINEINTEKIRINGLIDQFKNANDDEKKAITDKIGADVQTAIENINSNNQKNSIDQIVVDTIEEMNKDFDTLRTLEIKRSNALEVINSKYEEVKRKIEEEPLFTDEHRDAFNAAINILKENADEEIISASIDDIDTMLEYHLNEFNRASFAIYQQTMYDKMIPEEKLIEELSNITVTEKNDAIKANQDETISQGTIINYAGNEDEATTAKDNAIKYYNETYNNLKRINDDRTNALKEIDDYVYERIPYGEITDELQELIDEIKGNINQETETEKIEQEVIDGKNRIGEYIDNKINEVKKRVREELEEHAKKTISEEIEKIINDQVDKVNGNTYSNEPEIERIIEEGKYLIDNQELKEVKDKVREELEEYAKKPISDETQKIIDDQVDKVTKDNYKDQDEIDKIIEEGKKLIDDNELKETKDKVREELEEYAEKPISDETQKIIDDAVDKVTKDNYKNQDEINKIIDDTKKQIDEQKLKDNKNTIINELKEKYEEYINSGKYSEKGLQELSEIYENAVNQINEAKTLTEAENSRDKAIEDFAKVKQNSSNLIYIITLSIMTLIIFILLIVIKIKKRSNKKLMRSTTLPIVILLSVGVYKALIILAAIIIMILLVRIIYLNVVAKELKEKK encoded by the coding sequence TTGATTAATAACGAAACAGATTTTGGAGTTATAGAAACTAATAGAGCAACTGGTGTTGATGAAATGAATGTTGTTTTACTAACATCACACCGTCAAGCAGCAATAAATGAAATAAATACTGAAAAAATAAGAATTAACGGTTTAATTGACCAATTTAAAAATGCTAATGACGATGAGAAAAAAGCTATTACAGATAAAATTGGAGCTGACGTTCAAACTGCTATTGAAAATATAAATTCTAATAATCAAAAAAACTCAATAGATCAAATTGTAGTTGATACAATTGAAGAAATGAATAAAGATTTTGATACTCTAAGAACACTAGAAATTAAACGAAGTAATGCATTAGAAGTAATAAATAGTAAATATGAAGAAGTTAAGAGAAAAATAGAAGAAGAGCCATTATTTACTGATGAACATAGAGATGCGTTTAATGCAGCGATTAATATACTTAAAGAAAATGCTGATGAAGAAATAATTAGTGCATCAATTGATGATATTGATACTATGCTTGAGTATCATTTAAATGAATTTAATAGAGCATCATTTGCAATTTATCAACAAACTATGTATGATAAAATGATTCCAGAAGAAAAACTAATTGAAGAATTAAGTAATATTACGGTTACTGAGAAAAATGATGCAATCAAAGCTAATCAAGATGAAACAATTTCTCAAGGAACAATTATCAATTATGCAGGAAATGAAGATGAAGCAACAACAGCAAAAGATAATGCAATTAAGTATTATAATGAAACATACAATAATTTAAAGCGAATCAATGATGATCGTACAAATGCATTAAAAGAAATTGATGATTATGTATATGAAAGAATTCCATATGGAGAAATAACTGATGAACTACAGGAATTAATCGATGAAATAAAAGGGAATATTAACCAAGAAACAGAAACTGAAAAAATAGAACAAGAAGTAATTGATGGTAAAAACCGTATTGGTGAATATATTGATAATAAGATCAATGAAGTTAAGAAAAGAGTAAGAGAAGAATTAGAAGAACATGCAAAAAAAACAATCAGTGAAGAAATAGAAAAGATTATTAATGACCAAGTAGATAAGGTTAATGGTAACACTTATTCAAATGAGCCGGAAATTGAAAGAATCATTGAAGAAGGTAAATATTTAATAGATAATCAAGAATTAAAAGAAGTAAAAGATAAGGTTAGAGAAGAATTAGAAGAATACGCAAAGAAACCAATTAGCGATGAAACACAAAAAATCATCGATGATCAAGTAGATAAAGTAACAAAAGATAACTATAAAGATCAAGATGAGATAGATAAAATTATTGAAGAAGGTAAAAAATTAATTGATGATAATGAATTAAAAGAGACAAAAGATAAAGTAAGAGAAGAATTAGAAGAATATGCAGAAAAACCAATTAGTGATGAAACACAAAAAATCATCGATGATGCGGTAGATAAAGTAACAAAAGATAACTATAAAAATCAGGATGAGATAAATAAAATTATTGATGATACTAAGAAACAAATAGATGAACAAAAACTTAAAGATAATAAAAATACTATTATTAATGAGTTAAAAGAAAAGTATGAAGAATATATAAATAGCGGTAAATATTCTGAAAAGGGATTACAAGAACTAAGTGAAATATACGAGAATGCTGTTAATCAAATTAATGAAGCAAAAACATTAACCGAAGCAGAAAATAGTAGGGATAAAGCAATAGAAGATTTTGCTAAAGTTAAGCAAAATAGTAGTAATCTTATTTATATAATAACTCTTAGTATTATGACGTTAATAATTTTTATTTTACTAATAGTCATAAAAATAAAAAAGAGAAGTAATAAAAAACTTATGAGATCAACTACATTGCCAATTGTTATATTATTAAGTGTTGGAGTATATAAAGCTTTAATTATTCTTGCAGCAATAATCATTATGATTCTTTTAGTAAGAATAATATATTTAAATGTTGTAGCAAAAGAATTAAAAGAGAAAAAATAG
- the istB gene encoding IS21-like element helper ATPase IstB, with amino-acid sequence MTQYQQLIKNLEYLKLNELLVHLPQELDLIVSNNKTFVEGLLTLTNKEIEKREKSMIYSMVRTGAFPHTKTLDEFEFSFQPEINELQIREFTNHKFIELNENIVFLGSPGVGKTHLATSIGISVAKKRMQTYFIKCHDLIQQLKKAQLENRLTDRIKHFTKYRLLIIDEMGYLPISKEDSKLFFRLIDKRYENKSTIITTNINFSKWSEVFQDPVIANAIVDRLLHHAHVITINGDSYRTKHLFETGGNT; translated from the coding sequence ATGACTCAATATCAACAACTAATAAAAAATCTTGAGTATCTTAAACTAAATGAACTTTTAGTTCATTTACCACAAGAATTAGATTTAATAGTAAGTAATAATAAAACATTTGTTGAAGGACTACTCACATTAACAAACAAAGAAATTGAAAAAAGAGAGAAAAGTATGATTTATTCTATGGTTAGAACTGGGGCATTCCCACATACAAAAACACTTGATGAATTTGAATTTAGTTTCCAACCAGAAATAAATGAATTACAAATAAGAGAATTCACTAACCATAAATTTATCGAACTAAATGAAAATATTGTTTTTTTAGGTTCACCAGGTGTAGGAAAAACACATTTAGCAACTTCCATAGGGATATCTGTAGCTAAGAAAAGAATGCAAACTTACTTTATTAAATGTCATGATTTAATTCAACAATTAAAAAAAGCACAACTAGAAAATAGATTAACAGATCGTATAAAACATTTTACTAAATACAGATTATTAATAATTGATGAGATGGGGTATCTACCAATTAGTAAAGAGGATTCAAAATTATTCTTTCGATTAATAGACAAAAGATATGAGAATAAAAGCACAATAATAACAACAAATATAAACTTTTCAAAATGGTCTGAAGTATTTCAAGATCCTGTAATAGCAAACGCAATAGTTGATAGACTACTTCATCATGCACATGTAATTACAATCAATGGTGATTCATATAGAACCAAACATTTATTTGAAACTGGAGGTAATACTTAA
- a CDS encoding IS91 family transposase, giving the protein MDTNVYVKNLYKDLLATAAKNGNTVYENELTRLSNLEHVRSLNSNHVSIKEIFRAFWPSFKLLHQDKLRSSIININVESMIDCRNLSKGYLFYECSKCDHYHLSGLSCHSRFCSSCGHKYRDSRSLEIQKKLISVPHRHFVFSLPFDLRPFFWKCRPLFDCLFKSVNDSLHFSLDLSKKDLADDARLGFVAFLHTSGRSLNLHPHIHVLIAEATIDKFNKKKDLYFFPFERLRKTFMFKFLSLASKVLKAFGNHSLYREFNILRSKIIKKYKDGFYTYGPRIKEFTKFYNTKKIANYIARYASHPPIAESNILSLDSTNSTVSWRYTPHDDPNNPVVITEHPHIFISRLIRHIHDEGFHQIRYYGFYANKSARANSFTKLVSKSSIDYLKSRLKWRIMLLDTFKFDPLLCSCGAKMVLNIKLSFLPNNNKGAYISDA; this is encoded by the coding sequence ATGGATACTAATGTTTATGTTAAAAATCTTTATAAAGATTTACTAGCCACTGCTGCTAAAAATGGTAATACTGTTTATGAGAATGAATTAACGAGACTTTCTAATCTTGAGCATGTTCGTTCCCTAAACTCTAATCACGTCTCTATAAAGGAGATTTTTCGCGCTTTTTGGCCTTCTTTTAAATTACTTCATCAAGATAAACTTCGTTCTTCTATTATTAATATAAATGTTGAATCTATGATTGATTGTAGAAATTTATCTAAGGGCTATCTTTTCTATGAGTGCTCTAAATGTGATCATTATCATTTATCTGGTTTATCTTGTCATTCTAGATTTTGTTCCTCTTGTGGCCATAAATATCGTGATTCTCGCTCTTTGGAAATTCAAAAGAAACTTATTTCTGTTCCTCATCGTCATTTTGTTTTTTCTCTTCCCTTTGATTTAAGACCTTTCTTTTGGAAGTGTCGACCTTTATTTGATTGTTTATTTAAATCTGTTAATGATTCTCTTCATTTTTCTTTAGATCTTTCTAAAAAAGATCTAGCAGATGATGCTAGGCTTGGCTTCGTTGCTTTCCTTCATACTTCGGGCCGTAGTTTAAATCTTCATCCTCATATTCATGTTTTAATTGCTGAAGCTACTATTGATAAGTTTAACAAGAAAAAAGATCTTTATTTTTTTCCTTTCGAACGTCTCAGAAAGACTTTTATGTTCAAATTCTTATCCTTAGCTTCTAAAGTTCTCAAAGCTTTTGGTAATCATTCTCTTTATCGTGAATTTAACATCTTAAGGTCTAAAATTATCAAAAAATATAAAGACGGTTTTTATACTTACGGTCCTAGGATTAAAGAGTTTACTAAATTTTATAACACTAAAAAAATTGCTAATTATATTGCTAGATATGCTTCTCATCCTCCTATTGCTGAATCCAATATTTTATCTCTTGATTCTACTAATAGCACTGTCTCTTGGCGTTATACTCCTCACGATGATCCTAATAATCCTGTCGTTATTACTGAACATCCTCATATCTTTATTTCTAGACTAATTAGACATATCCATGATGAGGGTTTTCATCAAATTCGTTACTATGGTTTTTATGCTAATAAATCTGCTCGTGCTAACTCTTTTACTAAATTAGTTTCTAAATCTTCTATTGATTACTTAAAATCTAGATTAAAATGGCGTATAATGTTGCTAGATACTTTTAAGTTTGATCCCCTTCTTTGTAGCTGTGGTGCCAAGATGGTTTTAAATATCAAACTTTCATTTCTACCAAATAATAATAAAGGAGCTTATATTTCTGATGCCTAA
- a CDS encoding aminoglycoside N(3)-acetyltransferase translates to MKLKEIVESTSTPRTLESLVLDLKKFDIDYDDTVIVHVSQSSIGWILGGTETLYKAILKVIGPLGTIVVPTQTMDNSDPKDWVAPAVPESWHQEIRDLMPAYDKKTTKTRSMGSFSEYIRVHPDSERSSHPQVSFAAIGFHAKKIVKKHELTPKFGMDTPLGAIYRLGGAKILMIGTDMTTCTGLHLSEALSENFKEKEISSCAMIVDNKRKWVSYEDKNYNSDAFSVIYDEYKKKVNITEGFVGSGSTKVLDFNNLIDFGKSFYDKLKIK, encoded by the coding sequence ATGAAATTAAAAGAAATTGTTGAAAGTACTAGTACACCAAGAACACTTGAGTCTTTAGTGCTTGATTTGAAGAAATTTGATATTGATTATGATGATACTGTGATTGTTCATGTATCTCAATCAAGTATTGGTTGGATATTAGGTGGAACTGAAACACTATATAAAGCGATATTAAAAGTTATAGGACCACTTGGAACAATTGTTGTTCCAACTCAAACTATGGATAATTCTGATCCGAAAGATTGGGTAGCACCAGCTGTTCCTGAATCTTGGCATCAAGAGATTAGAGATTTAATGCCAGCATATGATAAAAAAACAACTAAAACAAGAAGTATGGGGAGTTTTTCAGAGTATATAAGAGTACATCCAGACTCTGAGAGATCATCACATCCACAAGTATCATTTGCAGCAATTGGCTTTCATGCAAAAAAAATTGTTAAAAAACATGAATTAACCCCGAAATTTGGTATGGATACACCGCTAGGTGCAATATATAGATTAGGCGGAGCAAAGATTTTGATGATTGGTACAGATATGACAACATGTACAGGGTTACATTTGTCAGAAGCACTTTCAGAAAACTTTAAAGAAAAAGAAATTAGTTCATGTGCAATGATTGTTGATAATAAAAGAAAATGGGTTTCTTATGAAGATAAGAATTATAATTCAGATGCTTTTTCAGTAATCTATGATGAATATAAAAAGAAAGTAAATATAACTGAAGGCTTTGTAGGCAGTGGAAGTACAAAAGTGCTTGATTTTAACAATTTGATTGATTTTGGAAAATCTTTCTATGACAAATTAAAAATTAAATAG
- a CDS encoding IS91 family transposase yields MTKTDYILNTYTESLMIAKSISNRVYQNEFNRLFNLKHIRDKFDNKITIKDIFLNCWDKFKSNNIDKLRSSVIKNVEDIIFCKDYRKGYIAFSCKRCDNFTFTAFSCNSRFCSTCGKKYRDFRSIEIQSKLINVSHRHFVFTVAEELRIYFFKYRDMQNLLFDAVNDTLTNTSITSKKEIANNYKLGFVSFLHTFGRDLKPNPHIHALVAEAKVSSSGNVKNIIIFILNS; encoded by the coding sequence ATGACAAAGACTGACTACATACTTAATACTTATACTGAAAGTTTAATGATTGCTAAATCTATAAGTAATAGAGTTTATCAAAATGAATTTAATAGACTTTTTAATTTGAAACATATTAGAGATAAATTTGATAATAAAATTACTATCAAAGATATCTTTTTAAATTGTTGGGATAAATTTAAATCTAATAATATAGATAAACTACGTTCTTCAGTTATTAAAAATGTCGAAGACATAATTTTCTGCAAGGACTATCGAAAGGGATATATTGCTTTTAGCTGTAAACGTTGTGATAATTTCACTTTTACAGCTTTTTCTTGTAACTCTAGGTTTTGTTCTACTTGTGGTAAAAAATATCGTGACTTTCGTTCAATAGAGATTCAGTCTAAACTTATTAATGTTTCTCATAGGCATTTTGTTTTTACTGTTGCTGAAGAACTACGTATTTATTTCTTTAAATATCGTGATATGCAAAACTTACTTTTTGATGCTGTTAATGATACTCTTACTAATACTTCTATCACTTCTAAAAAAGAAATTGCTAATAACTATAAATTAGGTTTTGTTTCTTTCTTACATACTTTTGGTAGAGATTTAAAACCTAATCCACATATTCATGCTTTAGTTGCTGAGGCCAAAGTTAGTTCTTCTGGTAATGTGAAAAATATCATTATTTTCATTTTGAACAGTTAA
- a CDS encoding lectin-like domain-containing protein yields MDTDDGEAQLLDINQNDVKNYFNHYGVSNYIDSNKRINLINNQKYEVGTTYFKERLSVKYDFEVELDINMLRVNNPGDGLALGFTESEIGTLGQRGQGFGIVGTNNSVAFIIDTHQYQAPLEPPVPNVSLRYTKTQGSFYDENGNSIGLATGNWATKVNASDFAGKLTKMTIYYSAKDKTITYNFLGKNYVGKMGNIGAETGLAFLISSSSGESTDIIDLYIKRVRANLITVAPGEIKIVENNNGSFTFTPIKKGGGTYMTGSELHIPGLTKPLIIGSNGSVTVPRNQMPVNDITGRAYIKDPDKGNSASININVFGYKTVTPIISGATIPEGVHVLTITKPNGSYYKTDSIINIKDFSNTYKLTANGLLMIARSSFPMYDLNTTLTVKQLEKEVSNEAMVFIPEYKTIYAENINQNQSYYGDVTISFKKPNGDLYPNGTTVTFEKMGDFVVDSNGYITIPFDKLELNSFTEKYVIKEYDKEQSIEANITIKGQNDSERIIIQNKILSKMNELKTKLDRLNNLTDERKTELIGNIEQLYNNAILKLDETRTSVDGEVVYNDSIIVFERKRREIVLEDTKDGRIKNIINYGDELIENVKNLHVTEEGIEEEYIKLIKDEVVKINADISNESNVTGVESRYTRGIDELNKIYLSVYKVKKVEELVLAGNDTKTAIENLEIDSTDKTRIKGIAEIIVQRVSDDINGAQLVSVIDSLLSDAKKDLQRLIDQATIIEEQEAINLYLHNLREKADDTKNSIETYQPLSDDRKEYYYGEIERIYELGKKEIEESATASDAQVKYQDRVIEMTAELNKARLENIRLIAINNLNNNYESIKN; encoded by the coding sequence GTGGACACTGATGATGGAGAAGCACAATTGTTAGATATTAATCAAAATGATGTGAAAAACTACTTTAATCATTATGGTGTGTCAAATTATATAGATAGTAATAAAAGAATTAATCTTATTAATAATCAAAAATATGAAGTTGGAACAACTTATTTTAAAGAAAGACTTTCTGTAAAATATGATTTTGAAGTTGAATTGGATATTAACATGCTAAGAGTTAATAATCCAGGAGATGGATTAGCATTAGGATTTACAGAAAGTGAAATCGGAACTTTAGGGCAAAGAGGCCAAGGCTTTGGAATAGTTGGAACAAACAATTCGGTTGCTTTTATTATTGATACTCATCAGTATCAAGCACCATTAGAACCACCAGTTCCTAATGTTTCACTTAGATATACAAAAACTCAAGGTAGTTTTTATGATGAAAATGGTAATTCAATTGGTCTAGCAACTGGAAATTGGGCGACAAAAGTAAATGCATCTGATTTTGCTGGAAAACTAACAAAAATGACAATTTATTATAGTGCAAAAGATAAAACAATAACATATAATTTTCTTGGTAAAAATTATGTTGGTAAAATGGGTAATATAGGTGCCGAAACTGGGCTTGCATTTTTAATTTCTTCATCATCAGGTGAGAGTACAGATATTATCGATTTATATATTAAAAGAGTTAGAGCAAATCTTATAACTGTGGCACCTGGAGAAATAAAGATTGTTGAAAATAATAATGGAAGCTTTACCTTTACACCAATTAAAAAGGGTGGTGGAACTTATATGACAGGAAGTGAGTTACACATCCCAGGACTAACTAAACCACTTATAATAGGAAGTAATGGTTCTGTAACTGTTCCAAGAAATCAAATGCCAGTTAACGATATAACAGGTAGGGCATATATAAAAGATCCAGATAAAGGTAATTCAGCATCAATAAATATTAATGTTTTTGGATATAAGACCGTAACACCGATTATTAGCGGAGCAACAATACCAGAAGGTGTTCATGTTTTAACCATAACTAAACCAAACGGTAGCTATTATAAAACTGATAGTATTATAAATATTAAAGATTTTTCAAATACATATAAATTAACAGCAAACGGACTTCTTATGATTGCAAGAAGTAGTTTTCCAATGTATGATTTAAATACGACACTAACAGTTAAACAACTTGAAAAAGAAGTATCAAACGAAGCTATGGTTTTCATACCAGAATATAAAACTATATATGCTGAAAATATAAATCAAAATCAAAGTTATTATGGAGATGTAACTATTAGTTTTAAAAAACCTAATGGTGATTTATATCCTAATGGTACAACAGTTACATTCGAAAAAATGGGAGATTTTGTTGTTGATTCAAATGGTTATATTACTATTCCTTTTGATAAACTAGAGTTAAATTCTTTTACTGAAAAATATGTTATTAAAGAATATGATAAAGAGCAATCTATAGAGGCAAATATCACTATTAAGGGACAAAATGATAGTGAAAGAATTATTATACAAAATAAAATTTTAAGTAAAATGAATGAATTAAAAACTAAACTAGATAGACTTAATAACCTGACCGATGAGAGAAAAACAGAACTTATTGGTAATATTGAACAATTATATAATAATGCTATACTTAAACTCGATGAAACAAGAACCAGTGTTGATGGCGAAGTAGTTTATAATGATTCAATAATTGTTTTTGAAAGAAAGAGAAGAGAAATAGTATTAGAAGATACTAAGGATGGTAGAATCAAAAACATTATTAATTATGGGGATGAACTTATAGAGAATGTTAAAAACTTGCACGTTACTGAAGAAGGTATTGAAGAAGAATATATTAAACTTATCAAGGATGAAGTAGTAAAAATAAATGCTGATATTTCTAATGAAAGCAATGTAACGGGCGTTGAATCTAGATATACTAGAGGAATTGATGAGTTAAATAAAATATACTTAAGTGTATATAAAGTTAAAAAAGTTGAAGAACTTGTTTTAGCAGGTAATGATACAAAAACCGCAATAGAAAATTTAGAGATTGATTCAACTGATAAAACTAGAATTAAGGGTATTGCAGAGATAATCGTTCAAAGAGTAAGTGATGATATTAATGGAGCACAACTAGTTAGTGTAATTGATAGTTTATTAAGCGATGCGAAAAAGGATTTACAAAGGCTAATTGATCAAGCAACAATTATTGAAGAACAAGAAGCAATAAATCTATATTTGCATAATTTAAGAGAAAAAGCTGATGATACGAAGAATAGTATAGAGACTTATCAACCACTTAGTGATGATAGAAAAGAATATTACTATGGTGAAATTGAAAGAATTTATGAATTAGGTAAAAAGGAAATCGAAGAATCTGCAACTGCAAGTGATGCTCAAGTAAAATATCAAGACAGAGTTATAGAAATGACTGCAGAACTTAATAAAGCACGATTAGAAAATATTAGATTAATTGCAATAAATAATTTAAATAATAATTATGAAAGTATTAAGAATTAA
- a CDS encoding Mu transposase domain-containing protein produces MKVDTSAMVTYKQNKYSVPPKYLNKQVTAQVYDNKLHVYFNTKLITIHQIKNNVKGQLFYHEDDYNSNLLLSNKFKGDEIESISQSNLNKIGEKYNDSISTTNKKS; encoded by the coding sequence ATGAAAGTTGACACATCTGCAATGGTCACTTACAAGCAAAATAAATACTCAGTCCCACCCAAATATTTAAATAAGCAAGTAACTGCTCAAGTATATGATAACAAATTACATGTATATTTTAACACAAAATTAATTACAATACATCAAATTAAAAACAATGTTAAAGGTCAATTATTTTATCATGAAGACGATTATAATAGCAATTTACTTCTATCAAATAAATTTAAGGGTGATGAAATTGAAAGTATTTCACAAAGTAATTTAAATAAAATAGGAGAAAAATATAATGACTCAATATCAACAACTAATAAAAAATCTTGA